TGAGGAACCTACCTCCCAGGCTTCGGAGGAAGAAAGTGTGACGCAACCAAGGCCGCCGtcgccaccaccacctccacgaGTAGATAGGGAAGTCGTAAAGCTGTTCCTAGACCAAAAGCCCCCTACCTTCGACGGAATGGGTGAACCAGCGAAGGATAAAACTTGGGTACGCGCTTTCGAACGCATCTTCAAAACCTTGGTGTGTAACGACGAGGAGAAGATGATTTGCGTGACGCACCAACTGACTGGGTCCGCCGACTTTTGGTGGGATACTAAGCTGAAGACCATGCCCCAGGATCGAGTGGACGGAATGACGTGGGAGGACTTCAAGACCGAGGTATATGAAAAGTACATACCTAAGAGCTACCGCAAGGCAAAGGCAGCCGAGTTTCACAACCTCACTCAGGGACGCCTGTCCGTGACAGATTACGACCGCGGGCTTTGTAAAATGACTCGCTATGCGCCGGAATAGACAGATACTGACGATAAGCTGGCCGATAAGTTTCGTGAGGGCCTAAGACACGAGATTAAGATGGCTTTGCCTGTCTGTGGGACACTTACGTACGCAGAGGCGCTGGCACTCGCACTGGACGTTGAGGCAGCGATGCCAAAGGAGAGGAGCACGGAGAACACTACGCTGGCACTACCCCCACCACGCCCTAACCATGATAAGAGGAGGTGGGACGAGAGTAGGACCCACTACGATAGCAAGCGATACCGCCCCACCCAGAACCGACCGCCGTATGGAGAAGGGCAGACTTCGTTCAATCCAAGGAGCGACCCCCGGGCCAGACCATCCTAATGCACTGTTTGCGCCAACCATTTTGGGGAGTGTAGGGCGCCGAACCCGACTAGGTGCTTCAACTGTGGAGGAAA
The sequence above is a segment of the Salvia hispanica cultivar TCC Black 2014 unplaced genomic scaffold, UniMelb_Shisp_WGS_1.0 HiC_scaffold_37, whole genome shotgun sequence genome. Coding sequences within it:
- the LOC125199066 gene encoding uncharacterized protein LOC125199066, giving the protein MPPRRNVRHEEPTSQASEEESVTQPRPPSPPPPPRVDREVVKLFLDQKPPTFDGMGEPAKDKTWVRAFERIFKTLVCNDEEKMICVTHQLTGSADFWWDTKLKTMPQDRVDGMTWEDFKTEVYEKYIPKSYRKAKAAEFHNLTQGRLSVTDYDRGLCKMTRYAPE